A genomic window from Corynebacterium fournieri includes:
- a CDS encoding 4'-phosphopantetheinyl transferase family protein: MQDISLFPPEARCVFFLTDDASDLTRYEDLLPDERDEVSAAVDVRKGEFGDARWCAHQALRELGVESAGAILRGERGMPLWPEGFTGSLTHTEGLRAAVAAPKRHVHSMGLDAEPAEPLPDGVLRSIASPTEIEMVSQLQADGYTWADRLLFCAKEATYKCWYPMTRRWLDFDEAEIELRPDGTFTSQLLARPAPVPLFEGRWVQRCGYVIAATYVR, translated from the coding sequence ATGCAGGACATCTCGCTGTTTCCTCCCGAGGCGCGCTGCGTGTTCTTTCTCACCGACGATGCGTCGGATCTGACCCGCTACGAGGACCTGCTGCCCGACGAGCGCGACGAGGTCAGCGCGGCCGTGGACGTGCGCAAAGGCGAGTTCGGCGACGCACGCTGGTGCGCCCACCAGGCGTTGCGCGAGCTCGGCGTGGAATCCGCCGGTGCGATTTTGCGCGGCGAGCGCGGCATGCCGTTGTGGCCTGAAGGCTTCACGGGGTCGCTGACACATACCGAAGGCCTGCGCGCCGCCGTGGCCGCGCCGAAGCGCCACGTGCACTCGATGGGGCTGGATGCCGAGCCCGCGGAGCCGTTGCCGGACGGGGTGTTGCGCTCTATTGCCAGCCCCACCGAAATCGAGATGGTTTCGCAGCTGCAGGCGGACGGCTACACCTGGGCGGACCGGCTGTTGTTCTGCGCCAAGGAAGCGACATATAAGTGCTGGTACCCGATGACGCGGCGCTGGCTCGATTTCGACGAAGCGGAAATCGAGCTGCGCCCGGACGGCACGTTTACCTCCCAGCTGTTGGCGCGGCCTGCGCCGGTCCCGCTGTTCGAGGGGCGCTGGGTGCAGCGCTGCGGCTACGTCATCGCCGCCACCTACGTGCGTTAA
- a CDS encoding metallophosphoesterase family protein, with protein sequence MTTTLWAVSDLHAAVKRNGPKIDAITPADPSDWLIVAGDVAERPELIIQVMEDLASRFHTVIWVPGNHELFCRSADRHRGREKYTMLVQAMRSIGVVTPEDRYPVFGGVTICPLFTLYDYSFRARDLTVEEALAAAHDHNVVMTDEVAIAPFVDIRAWCWDRLAYTTKRLSRINGPTVLVNHWPLIQEPVQRMQWSDIALWCGTRHTRTWAQRYNAQAVVYGHLHMPGVTTVDGIPHIEASLGYPREWEHYPSARPFPYPVMEVEQ encoded by the coding sequence ATGACCACCACGCTCTGGGCCGTCAGCGACCTGCACGCGGCGGTGAAGCGCAACGGCCCGAAAATAGACGCCATCACGCCGGCTGACCCGTCGGACTGGCTCATCGTCGCAGGCGATGTGGCCGAGCGGCCGGAGCTGATCATCCAGGTGATGGAGGATCTTGCCAGCCGGTTCCACACAGTGATTTGGGTGCCAGGCAACCACGAGCTGTTCTGTCGTTCCGCAGATCGCCACCGGGGCCGCGAGAAATACACCATGTTGGTGCAGGCGATGCGCTCCATCGGGGTGGTGACGCCGGAGGACCGCTACCCGGTGTTCGGCGGGGTGACTATTTGCCCGCTGTTTACGCTCTACGACTACTCGTTTCGTGCCCGCGACCTGACCGTCGAAGAAGCGTTGGCCGCAGCGCATGACCACAACGTGGTCATGACCGATGAAGTTGCGATCGCCCCGTTCGTGGATATCCGCGCGTGGTGCTGGGACCGCCTCGCCTACACCACAAAGCGGCTTTCCCGCATCAACGGCCCGACTGTTCTGGTCAACCACTGGCCCTTAATCCAGGAACCTGTGCAGCGCATGCAGTGGTCGGACATCGCCCTGTGGTGCGGCACGCGGCATACCCGCACGTGGGCCCAACGCTACAACGCGCAGGCAGTCGTGTACGGTCACCTGCACATGCCGGGGGTGACAACTGTCGACGGAATCCCGCACATCGAGGCCTCCCTCGGCTACCCGCGCGAATGGGAGCACTACCCGTCCGCCCGGCCGTTTCCGTACCCGGTCATGGAGGTTGAACAGTGA
- a CDS encoding MATE family efflux transporter, giving the protein MSRARGAAERSLGHQILLLALPALGVLAANPLYLLLDTAVVGRLGTAELAALAAGAAIQSTVTTQLTFLSYGTTARSSRFFGAGRREDAVAEGVQATWVALGVGTLLALIVGIFAQPLAQALAGDHATGARAAQWMHVSAFAVPMTLVIMAGNGWMRGVQNTKLPFYLTLCGLVPGAALLPVLVGRFGLVGSAVANVIGMGITATLFLVVLAREHRSYGGSWAPRWSVIKRQLILGRDLILRSLSFQVSLLTAAAVAGRIGVVALAAHQLMLQLWNFLTLVLDSLAIAAQTLTGSALGRAGAEEARDVGAQTLRYSLGFAVALSAVFAVFAAPIQGLFTSDPEVVDALRIPWFLLIGMILVGGAVFALDGVLLGAADAAFLRNLTLFSLLGVALPIILASGVFGWGLTGIWVGQLGQVLARLVGVVWRFRSMRWAAGGADGKNEE; this is encoded by the coding sequence ATGAGTAGGGCGCGCGGAGCAGCTGAGCGCTCGCTCGGCCACCAGATTTTGTTGCTCGCCCTGCCCGCGCTTGGCGTGTTGGCGGCGAACCCGCTGTACCTGCTGCTGGATACGGCAGTCGTGGGACGGTTGGGCACCGCTGAACTCGCGGCGCTGGCCGCAGGCGCGGCTATCCAGTCCACGGTGACAACGCAGCTGACGTTTTTGTCCTACGGCACCACCGCGCGCAGCTCCCGGTTCTTTGGGGCCGGCCGGCGCGAAGATGCAGTGGCGGAAGGAGTGCAGGCCACCTGGGTTGCGCTCGGCGTCGGCACACTGCTGGCGCTGATCGTGGGCATCTTCGCGCAGCCGCTCGCCCAGGCACTCGCAGGCGACCACGCCACGGGTGCGCGCGCGGCCCAGTGGATGCATGTCTCCGCGTTCGCGGTGCCGATGACATTGGTGATCATGGCTGGCAACGGCTGGATGCGCGGCGTGCAAAACACCAAGCTGCCCTTTTACCTCACATTGTGCGGGCTGGTACCGGGGGCTGCGCTGCTGCCCGTTTTGGTGGGCCGCTTCGGCCTCGTCGGCTCTGCGGTGGCCAACGTGATTGGCATGGGCATCACCGCGACGCTGTTTCTCGTGGTGCTGGCGCGCGAGCACCGCTCCTACGGCGGCAGCTGGGCGCCGCGCTGGAGCGTGATCAAGCGTCAGCTCATACTCGGCCGGGATCTGATTTTGCGGTCGTTGTCCTTCCAGGTTTCGCTGCTTACCGCGGCTGCGGTCGCAGGCCGCATCGGGGTTGTCGCGCTGGCCGCGCACCAGCTGATGCTGCAGCTGTGGAATTTCCTGACGCTCGTGCTGGACTCGCTGGCCATTGCGGCGCAGACTCTCACCGGTTCCGCGCTGGGGCGCGCCGGCGCGGAGGAAGCGCGCGACGTTGGCGCGCAGACGCTGCGGTACTCGCTCGGGTTCGCAGTCGCGCTGTCAGCCGTCTTCGCGGTGTTTGCCGCGCCGATCCAGGGGCTGTTTACCTCGGACCCGGAGGTCGTCGATGCGCTGCGTATCCCGTGGTTCCTGCTCATCGGCATGATCCTGGTCGGCGGAGCCGTCTTCGCCCTCGACGGGGTGCTCCTCGGCGCTGCCGACGCCGCATTCTTGCGCAACCTGACACTGTTTTCCCTTTTGGGAGTAGCACTGCCGATCATCCTCGCCTCCGGCGTGTTTGGCTGGGGGCTGACTGGCATCTGGGTCGGCCAGCTCGGCCAGGTGCTCGCCCGCCTGGTCGGCGTGGTGTGGCGCTTTCGGTCAATGCGGTGGGCCGCAGGTGGTGCGGATGGTAAGAATGAGGAATGA
- a CDS encoding DHH family phosphoesterase: protein MSSKTPRYLQEAAALFEAAASRVREVEKVSVVAHIKPDADAIGSACALTAGLRKLGKDAQAYIGQPLPHSANMRTIPGVEDIRYGEPLPEDGLVITVDCASADRTGAHMSTILKDPSRVVVIDHHNTNPGFGGLNMIVESESTTVMVRELLGYLGVELDPDIAYALYAGLITDTGSFRWGTPRMHELAAELMEYGLNTRQIALDLMDTMGPVDLQLMGAVLAKTQIVPANGLSVAVLTIPSGIHSRMSQTAVEAIIDYARALEGTDVGVVLKEQSPKSWALSLRSTVVDVSAVAQRLGGGGHKAAAGYSASGHRNEVIRDLLSALPQRDASDE from the coding sequence ATGTCTAGCAAGACACCGAGGTACCTGCAGGAGGCGGCGGCGCTGTTTGAGGCCGCCGCCTCCCGTGTGCGAGAGGTTGAGAAGGTGTCGGTGGTGGCGCACATCAAACCCGACGCGGACGCGATCGGCTCGGCGTGCGCTCTGACGGCGGGTCTGCGCAAGCTGGGAAAGGACGCGCAGGCCTATATCGGCCAACCGCTGCCGCACTCCGCCAACATGCGCACGATCCCCGGCGTCGAGGACATCCGCTACGGTGAGCCGTTGCCTGAGGACGGGTTGGTGATCACCGTGGACTGCGCCTCCGCCGACCGCACCGGCGCACATATGAGCACGATCCTGAAGGACCCATCGCGGGTGGTTGTGATCGACCATCACAACACCAACCCCGGCTTCGGCGGGTTGAACATGATCGTGGAAAGCGAATCCACCACAGTGATGGTCCGCGAGCTGCTGGGGTACTTGGGCGTGGAGCTGGATCCGGACATTGCATACGCGCTGTACGCGGGGCTGATCACGGATACCGGCAGCTTCCGGTGGGGCACCCCGCGGATGCATGAGCTCGCCGCCGAGCTGATGGAGTACGGCTTAAATACCCGCCAGATCGCTCTCGATCTGATGGACACGATGGGCCCGGTGGATTTGCAGCTGATGGGCGCGGTGCTAGCTAAAACCCAGATCGTGCCCGCGAACGGGCTTTCTGTGGCAGTGTTGACCATCCCGTCCGGCATCCACTCACGGATGAGCCAGACTGCCGTGGAGGCGATCATCGACTACGCAAGGGCGCTCGAGGGCACCGACGTGGGAGTGGTGCTTAAGGAGCAGTCCCCGAAGAGCTGGGCGTTGTCGCTGCGCTCCACGGTGGTGGACGTCTCCGCCGTCGCCCAGCGCCTCGGCGGCGGCGGACACAAGGCGGCGGCGGGGTATTCCGCTTCCGGCCACCGCAACGAGGTCATCCGCGATCTACTCAGCGCTTTGCCGCAGCGCGACGCGTCCGATGAGTAG
- the rbfA gene encoding 30S ribosome-binding factor RbfA gives MAENPRAQRLAKQIQTIVASAIEREVKDPRMELVTVTDTRVTGDLHDATVYYTVRGRDINDEPDYDQAAEALNRARGQIRKIVGDQLSVRFTPTISFERDTVPESSAHMEELLNRARARDEELAKLRANATPAGESDPYKRTGDDV, from the coding sequence ATGGCTGAGAATCCTCGCGCGCAGCGCCTGGCAAAGCAGATTCAGACGATCGTTGCGTCGGCTATCGAGCGTGAAGTGAAAGACCCCCGCATGGAGCTGGTCACTGTCACCGACACCCGCGTCACCGGCGACCTGCACGACGCTACGGTCTACTACACGGTGCGCGGCCGCGACATCAACGACGAGCCGGACTACGACCAGGCGGCAGAGGCACTCAACCGTGCCCGCGGCCAGATCCGCAAGATCGTAGGCGACCAGCTCAGCGTTCGCTTCACCCCGACGATTTCCTTCGAGCGCGACACCGTGCCGGAGTCCTCCGCCCACATGGAGGAGCTGCTCAACCGCGCCCGTGCGCGCGACGAGGAGCTGGCGAAGCTACGGGCGAATGCGACACCGGCGGGGGAGAGCGACCCGTACAAGCGCACTGGTGATGATGTCTAG
- the infB gene encoding translation initiation factor IF-2, whose protein sequence is MSGKLRVHELAKQLGVTSKELLATLKEQGEFVKTASSTIEPPVVKKMKAHYAKQNGGDDADAEKKKEAAPKKPPLKKPGQNRAKPAAPKPAASKPSKAGESKPAAPKPVPGAPKPSAAKPAAAEPAPKPAGGAPKPGAPKPGAPKPGAAKPGAPKPGAAKSAAPKPGAPKPGAPKPGAAKSDAPKPGAMPRPVPKPGRPRVANNPFSSNTGGQRPPRPGGGRPGQGQGRPGQGGPRPGGARKGGGSRPSPADMPAGPSPTQMPSKAAAPGGRGRGGGRGRGGGPGGPRFGGGGGFRGRGGRRGGTAGAFGRPGGAPGKRRKSKGQKRAEYEEMHKPNVIGGVRLPDGGGKTVRLRQGATLSDLAEKINTDASSLVQALFNLGEMVTATQSVSEDTLQLLGAEINYEVQIVSPEDEDRELLESFDLQFGEDIGGEEALEKRPPVVSVMGHVDHGKTRLLDSVRNANVGRGEAGGITQGIGAYQTEVTLEDEPRKITFLDTPGHEAFTAMRARGAKSTDLAILVVAADDGVMPQTVEAINHAKAADLPIVVAVNKVDKPEAQPDKIRGQLTEYGLVPEEYGGDTMFIDISAKQGTGIDDLLEAVLLTADAALELTANPDMDAQGVAIESHLDRGRGPVSTVIVQRGTLRVGDSIVVGGNFGRVRRMVDEWGNDVDEAGPSRPVQVQGLNGVPGPGDNLLVVDDDRVARQIAAQRDARHRAAIQARSKKRVSLENLDQALKETSQLNLILKGDNAGSVEALEEALLKIEIDDEVEVNIIDRGVGAVTQTNVSLAAASDAVIIGFNVRADGKATEEANAEGVEIRYYSVIYQAIEDVENALKGMLKPIYEERDLGEAEIRQIFKASSVGLIAGCMVTEGKVKRGAKLRLVRDGNVITPDATIESLRREKDDVNEVAKGYECGMVLSYPDIQVGDTIQTYEMVEVPRD, encoded by the coding sequence GTGTCCGGAAAGCTACGCGTTCACGAGTTGGCCAAGCAGCTCGGCGTAACAAGTAAGGAACTGCTCGCCACGCTCAAGGAGCAGGGCGAGTTTGTGAAGACGGCGTCGTCGACGATCGAGCCGCCTGTCGTGAAGAAGATGAAGGCGCACTACGCCAAGCAGAACGGCGGCGACGATGCCGACGCCGAAAAGAAGAAGGAAGCTGCGCCGAAGAAGCCGCCGCTGAAAAAGCCGGGCCAGAACCGCGCCAAGCCGGCGGCGCCGAAGCCTGCGGCCTCCAAGCCCTCGAAGGCTGGAGAGAGCAAGCCCGCGGCACCCAAGCCGGTGCCGGGTGCCCCGAAGCCGTCTGCGGCGAAACCCGCTGCGGCGGAGCCGGCCCCGAAGCCGGCTGGTGGTGCGCCGAAGCCGGGCGCTCCCAAGCCTGGCGCGCCGAAGCCGGGCGCCGCGAAGCCTGGGGCGCCGAAGCCGGGTGCTGCGAAATCTGCCGCACCCAAGCCGGGTGCGCCGAAGCCGGGTGCGCCGAAGCCGGGTGCAGCGAAGTCGGATGCCCCGAAGCCGGGCGCTATGCCGCGTCCCGTGCCCAAGCCGGGCCGTCCGCGCGTAGCCAACAACCCGTTCTCTTCCAACACCGGTGGCCAGCGTCCGCCGCGTCCGGGCGGCGGACGTCCGGGCCAGGGCCAGGGTCGTCCCGGCCAGGGTGGCCCGCGTCCTGGTGGCGCACGCAAGGGCGGCGGCTCCCGTCCGTCGCCGGCTGACATGCCGGCAGGTCCGTCCCCGACACAGATGCCGTCCAAGGCAGCTGCTCCGGGCGGCCGTGGTCGCGGCGGCGGCCGTGGCCGTGGTGGCGGCCCGGGCGGCCCGCGTTTCGGCGGCGGTGGCGGTTTCCGCGGTCGCGGTGGTCGTCGCGGCGGTACTGCGGGCGCATTCGGCCGTCCGGGTGGTGCACCCGGCAAGCGCCGTAAGTCCAAGGGCCAGAAGAGGGCCGAGTACGAAGAGATGCACAAGCCGAACGTCATCGGTGGCGTTCGTCTGCCAGACGGCGGCGGCAAGACCGTTCGCCTGCGTCAGGGCGCGACCCTGTCCGACCTGGCGGAGAAGATCAACACCGATGCGTCGTCGCTGGTGCAGGCGCTGTTCAACCTCGGTGAGATGGTGACCGCAACGCAGTCCGTGTCTGAGGACACGCTGCAGTTGCTCGGCGCCGAGATCAACTACGAGGTGCAGATCGTCTCTCCGGAGGACGAGGACCGCGAGCTGCTCGAGTCCTTCGACCTGCAGTTCGGCGAGGACATCGGTGGCGAAGAGGCGCTGGAGAAGCGTCCTCCTGTGGTTTCCGTCATGGGCCACGTCGACCACGGTAAGACCCGACTTCTGGATTCGGTCCGAAACGCCAACGTGGGCCGCGGCGAGGCCGGCGGCATCACCCAGGGCATCGGTGCGTACCAGACCGAGGTCACCCTCGAAGACGAGCCGCGCAAGATCACGTTCCTGGATACCCCGGGCCACGAGGCGTTTACCGCCATGCGTGCCCGCGGTGCGAAGTCGACCGACCTTGCCATTTTGGTGGTCGCGGCGGACGACGGCGTGATGCCGCAGACCGTTGAGGCGATCAACCACGCCAAGGCGGCGGACCTGCCCATCGTGGTTGCCGTGAACAAGGTGGATAAGCCGGAGGCGCAGCCGGACAAGATCCGCGGCCAGCTCACCGAGTACGGCCTGGTGCCGGAGGAGTACGGCGGCGACACCATGTTCATTGACATCTCCGCGAAGCAGGGCACTGGCATCGACGACCTGCTCGAGGCCGTCTTGCTCACCGCAGATGCGGCGCTGGAGCTCACGGCGAACCCGGACATGGACGCCCAGGGTGTGGCCATCGAGTCCCACCTGGACCGCGGCCGTGGCCCGGTGTCCACCGTGATCGTGCAGCGCGGCACGCTGCGTGTCGGCGACTCCATCGTCGTCGGCGGCAACTTCGGTCGCGTGCGTCGCATGGTCGATGAGTGGGGCAACGACGTCGATGAGGCGGGCCCGTCCCGCCCGGTGCAGGTCCAGGGCCTCAACGGCGTTCCTGGCCCTGGCGACAACCTGCTGGTGGTGGACGACGACCGTGTCGCTCGCCAGATTGCGGCGCAGCGCGATGCCCGTCACCGCGCCGCGATCCAGGCGCGCAGCAAGAAGCGCGTCTCCCTGGAGAACCTGGATCAGGCGCTCAAGGAGACGAGCCAGCTCAACCTCATCCTCAAGGGCGACAACGCCGGTTCGGTGGAGGCCCTGGAAGAGGCGCTGCTCAAGATCGAGATCGACGACGAGGTCGAGGTCAACATCATCGACCGCGGCGTCGGTGCTGTGACGCAGACGAACGTCTCCCTTGCTGCGGCGTCGGATGCGGTGATCATTGGCTTCAATGTTCGCGCTGACGGCAAGGCCACCGAGGAGGCGAACGCTGAAGGCGTGGAGATCCGCTACTACTCGGTGATCTACCAGGCCATCGAGGACGTCGAGAACGCGCTCAAGGGCATGCTCAAGCCCATCTACGAGGAGCGCGATCTGGGCGAGGCGGAGATCCGCCAGATCTTCAAGGCCTCCTCTGTCGGCCTCATCGCCGGCTGCATGGTCACCGAGGGCAAGGTCAAGCGCGGTGCAAAGCTGCGCCTGGTCCGCGACGGCAACGTCATCACTCCGGACGCGACCATCGAGTCGCTGCGCCGCGAGAAGGACGATGTCAACGAGGTGGCCAAGGGCTACGAGTGCGGCATGGTGCTGTCCTACCCGGATATCCAGGTCGGCGACACCATCCAGACCTACGAGATGGTTGAGGTGCCGCGCGATTAG
- a CDS encoding YlxR family protein → MGVARKQPIRTRTCIATRTAQPDTQLLRVVADPDVPGRILADPGRNLPGRGAWITPSLDAVELAEQRRAFGRALRLSTAVDLGHVRTYLASSQSTCDEVNDPDEKGKTEH, encoded by the coding sequence ATGGGTGTTGCTCGCAAGCAGCCGATTCGCACCCGCACCTGTATCGCCACCCGTACCGCGCAGCCGGATACCCAGCTGCTGCGGGTCGTCGCCGATCCGGACGTGCCGGGGCGGATCCTCGCAGACCCGGGCAGGAACCTTCCTGGCCGGGGCGCGTGGATTACGCCCTCGCTGGATGCAGTCGAGCTGGCGGAACAACGTCGCGCCTTCGGGCGAGCGCTCCGTCTGTCCACTGCGGTGGACCTAGGTCATGTACGTACGTACCTTGCGTCGTCGCAAAGCACTTGCGACGAGGTGAACGACCCAGACGAAAAAGGAAAGACTGAACACTGA
- the nusA gene encoding transcription termination factor NusA: protein MNIDLNALKAIEEQQGIAMEDLLATIANALLFSYREFKEGESNADAKARVDIDTETGDVAVIVSELDAEGEVVSEYDDTPVNFSRIGSVAVRDAIKGRLRQAEAGRVYDEYAGFEGEVVSGIVQRDAQAESRGLNIVQLGTEADPQDGILLPAEKIPGEVLRHGDRIKAYVVGVNKGDRRVQVNLSRTHPELVRGLFALEVPEVADGSVEIVGIAREAGHRSKVAVRATVKGVNAKGACIGPRGARVTNIMSELGGEKIDIIDWDEDPAKYVGNSLAPSKVVNVEVLDREAQAARVTVPDYQLSLAIGKEGQNARLAARLTGWKIDIRSDADSAE, encoded by the coding sequence GTGAATATCGACTTGAACGCGCTGAAGGCGATCGAGGAGCAGCAGGGGATCGCCATGGAGGATTTGCTGGCGACTATCGCGAACGCGCTGCTGTTCTCCTACCGCGAGTTCAAGGAGGGGGAGTCCAACGCCGACGCTAAGGCTCGCGTGGACATCGACACCGAGACCGGCGATGTGGCTGTCATTGTCAGCGAGTTGGACGCCGAGGGCGAGGTCGTCTCCGAGTACGACGACACGCCGGTGAATTTCTCCCGCATCGGTTCCGTGGCAGTGCGCGACGCCATCAAGGGGCGTCTGCGCCAGGCGGAGGCGGGCCGCGTCTACGACGAGTACGCAGGCTTTGAGGGCGAGGTCGTCTCCGGCATCGTGCAGCGAGACGCGCAGGCGGAGTCCCGCGGGCTGAACATCGTTCAGCTGGGCACAGAGGCTGATCCGCAGGACGGCATCCTGCTGCCGGCGGAGAAGATCCCGGGTGAAGTGCTGCGCCACGGCGACCGCATCAAGGCTTATGTGGTGGGTGTGAACAAGGGTGACAGGCGCGTGCAGGTTAACCTGTCGCGTACGCACCCGGAGCTCGTGCGCGGCCTGTTCGCGCTCGAGGTGCCGGAGGTCGCGGACGGCTCGGTGGAGATCGTGGGCATCGCCCGCGAGGCCGGCCACCGCTCCAAGGTTGCCGTGCGCGCGACCGTCAAGGGCGTCAACGCGAAGGGTGCCTGCATCGGCCCCCGCGGCGCCCGCGTTACCAACATCATGTCCGAACTCGGCGGCGAGAAGATCGACATCATCGACTGGGACGAGGATCCGGCAAAGTACGTCGGCAATTCGCTCGCCCCGTCGAAGGTGGTCAACGTCGAGGTGCTGGACCGCGAGGCGCAGGCCGCCCGTGTGACCGTGCCGGATTACCAGCTCTCCCTGGCCATCGGCAAAGAGGGCCAAAACGCCCGGTTGGCTGCCCGCCTGACTGGCTGGAAGATCGACATCCGCTCTGACGCGGACTCGGCTGAGTAG